In Peromyscus eremicus chromosome 2, PerEre_H2_v1, whole genome shotgun sequence, a single genomic region encodes these proteins:
- the Btf3l4 gene encoding transcription factor BTF3 homolog 4 translates to MNQEKLAKLQAQVRIGGKGTARRKKKVVHRTATADDKKLQSSLKKLAVNNIAGIEEVNMIKDDGTVIHFNNPKVQASLSANTFAITGHAEAKPITEMLPGILSQLGADSLTSLRKLAEQFPRQVLDSKAPKPEDIDEEDDDVPDLVENFDEASKNEAN, encoded by the exons ATGAATCAAGAAAAGTTAGCCAAACTTCAAGCTCAGGTCCGGATAGGGGGCAAG GGTACAGCTCGCAGAAAGAAGAAGGTGGTACATAGGACAGCTACTGCTGATGACAAAAAGCTTCAGAGTTCTCTAAAGAAACTGGCTGTGAACAATATAGCTGGTATTGAAGAG GTGAACATGATTAAAGATGATGGAACAGTTATTCATTTCAACAACCCCAAAGTCCAAGCTTCCCTCTCCGCTAACACCTTTGCAATTACTGGCCATGCAGAAGCCAAACCAATCACAGAAATGCTTCCTGGAATATTAAGTCAGCTTGGTGCTGACAGCTTAACAAGCCTTAGAAAGTTAGCTGAACAGTTCCCACGACAAG TATTGGATAGTAAAGCACCCAAACCAGAAGACATTGATGAAGAGGATGATGATGTTCCAG ATCTTGTAGAAAATTTTGATGAAGCATCGAAAAATGAAGCTAACTAA